The Pedobacter mucosus genome window below encodes:
- a CDS encoding glycosyltransferase family 2 protein, with protein sequence MAKFVVMLRVKDGIFFAEEWLECFEKLADEIVVLDNGSTDGTYEMLKKHPKVVDIIRTEGYNEGRDKNLLYDHVRLRKPDWCLWIDIDEIFEPGLTRAHFDKLMESKLYNKFAFRRFHFTDREHFAGSWYRLNYSSGHDRIMWRENPAGHFQDLIIDSPNVKGIKGLKKNTNFRLKHLGYINKELVDKKAEIYRAIIPEKEEIFQSMYLTGERPIKWIDDRKNYKVILLNNLLSTIQIFHLFPKVARRVKKIFA encoded by the coding sequence ATGGCAAAATTTGTAGTTATGCTCCGTGTTAAAGACGGAATATTTTTCGCTGAAGAGTGGCTTGAATGCTTTGAAAAGCTTGCAGATGAAATTGTTGTGCTCGATAACGGATCAACAGATGGCACTTACGAAATGCTAAAAAAACATCCTAAAGTAGTTGATATTATTCGTACTGAAGGCTACAACGAGGGACGAGATAAAAACCTACTTTATGATCACGTTCGTTTACGCAAACCAGATTGGTGCCTTTGGATAGATATTGATGAAATATTTGAGCCAGGTTTAACCAGAGCGCATTTTGATAAATTAATGGAAAGCAAGTTATACAATAAATTTGCTTTTAGAAGATTTCATTTTACCGATCGTGAGCACTTTGCAGGTTCATGGTACCGTTTAAATTATTCATCTGGGCATGATAGAATAATGTGGAGAGAAAACCCTGCGGGGCATTTTCAAGATTTAATTATAGATTCTCCAAACGTTAAAGGCATAAAAGGTTTAAAGAAAAATACAAACTTTAGATTGAAGCACCTTGGTTATATCAATAAGGAATTAGTTGATAAAAAGGCAGAAATATATAGGGCTATTATCCCTGAAAAAGAAGAAATTTTCCAATCAATGTACCTTACTGGAGAAAGACCTATAAAGTGGATTGATGACCGAAAAAACTACAAAGTAATACTATTAAACAACCTTTTAAGTACAATACAAATATTTCATCTTTTTCCTAAAGTTGCCAGAAGAGTAAAAAAGATTTTTGCATGA
- a CDS encoding lipopolysaccharide biosynthesis protein gives MNSKTLRWNFIFQYGYVITNIINSVILLPLYLKWIDSSTLGLWLATGNILAWMTLVDPGIGDVIQQKIAQLRGENDNSEIGRTIGSGVLASIGTLTIAIAAGIIFYFLIGKIIDKDVSKYAGLQLALLISIVATGLSLVSFSLSGINQGIQNSAPVAISSLTGNFLFLITNVCLLYMGFGVISIALSNLIRAFYINVFNYFALRSTLKKENLLVIYSKSHFKKFIKIFSFTSASRIIGGFAASMDMIVLARFVSPSLITLFEINKRPIQMIQSLVGRHSVALMPTISHAKGKNDNFAIKNLINTQFKYYVYVIFFIAICFIVNYNSLITAWTGEGKYAGNQIVFILIANFFFFLIGYFMANMGYALGDIKMNSFINILKGVISGILFYVFTKIYGIVGLLIVMLTVNICIDFIFFSYRLYKLGYLDLSSTLHSLGLWAKVFPLAAAAGLGFNYLFNTIIPSQMLISKILLNGSCFFLFYGMLILIFDQPLKKEIWNILSNLNFKNRTQLNKQ, from the coding sequence ATGAATAGCAAGACCTTAAGGTGGAATTTTATTTTTCAGTACGGCTATGTTATTACCAACATTATCAATTCTGTTATCTTATTACCGCTATACCTTAAATGGATAGATTCATCAACTTTAGGACTTTGGTTGGCAACGGGCAATATTTTGGCTTGGATGACTTTAGTTGATCCAGGAATTGGAGACGTTATACAGCAAAAGATTGCGCAGTTAAGAGGAGAAAACGATAATTCGGAAATTGGAAGAACAATTGGCTCTGGCGTGCTAGCATCTATTGGTACCTTAACGATTGCCATTGCAGCTGGAATTATTTTCTACTTTTTAATTGGGAAAATTATTGATAAGGATGTTTCAAAATACGCAGGTTTACAGTTAGCGTTACTCATTTCTATTGTAGCAACAGGCTTATCACTGGTTTCATTTAGTCTTTCGGGCATTAATCAAGGTATTCAAAATTCAGCCCCAGTAGCCATAAGCTCACTAACGGGAAATTTTTTATTTTTAATTACCAATGTTTGTTTGCTTTATATGGGTTTTGGCGTTATTTCGATAGCCCTGTCAAACTTAATTAGAGCTTTTTATATAAATGTTTTTAATTATTTCGCGCTACGAAGCACATTAAAAAAAGAAAATCTATTAGTAATTTATAGCAAATCTCATTTTAAAAAATTTATTAAAATATTTTCATTTACTTCCGCATCCCGTATTATTGGTGGTTTTGCGGCAAGCATGGATATGATTGTGTTGGCCAGATTTGTTTCCCCAAGCCTGATAACCTTGTTTGAAATCAATAAAAGACCAATACAAATGATTCAATCTCTTGTTGGAAGGCACTCAGTAGCGCTAATGCCAACTATTTCTCACGCAAAAGGGAAAAACGATAATTTTGCTATTAAAAACCTGATCAATACCCAATTTAAATATTATGTATATGTAATATTTTTTATTGCCATTTGCTTCATCGTAAATTATAATAGCTTAATTACTGCGTGGACCGGCGAAGGGAAATATGCTGGTAACCAAATCGTGTTTATTTTGATTGCGAATTTTTTCTTTTTCCTCATCGGATATTTTATGGCCAATATGGGTTATGCCTTAGGCGATATAAAAATGAACAGCTTTATAAACATTTTAAAAGGTGTAATATCTGGTATTCTATTTTATGTTTTCACCAAAATATATGGTATTGTAGGTTTACTAATCGTAATGTTGACCGTAAACATTTGCATTGATTTTATATTTTTTAGCTACCGATTATATAAACTGGGTTATTTAGATTTAAGTTCAACACTTCATTCTTTAGGCCTTTGGGCGAAAGTTTTTCCATTGGCTGCTGCCGCAGGATTAGGTTTTAATTATCTATTTAATACCATTATTCCTAGTCAGATGCTTATCTCCAAAATATTATTAAATGGTTCATGCTTCTTCCTTTTTTATGGGATGTTGATTTTAATTTTTGATCAGCCTTTGAAAAAAGAAATTTGGAACATTCTATCAAATTTAAATTTTAAAAACCGTACACAATTGAACAAACAGTAA